A single Harpia harpyja isolate bHarHar1 chromosome 6, bHarHar1 primary haplotype, whole genome shotgun sequence DNA region contains:
- the MANSC1 gene encoding MANSC domain-containing protein 1 produces MSPGSSRWPVRLLAVTCLVAGPSLAQECSAEKMEDTIIDINFSLAQGIRGAEPAYAPTAGACVRACCSGEKLSGDKKCNLMIFDARRTSAHPNCYLFHCPSTEACPMKPVTGFVSYKITRDTHASEDTTFKSEDFSSNGYSLSLDAGAFISHSQTSHQNPTAALQQSVFHQASELLNHVGKHLDNAEVHTVFPESQRAKHPESLDPYPRQKVINLPPKTSSAVQIGNLSASFPTTQSSAPEHSSTTLTPLPTSTTRLESRTTSLHPHGAEPTPVTTTTTTATFPPTATARAKPGVPATSIATTRVPLSSPTTSSTSTIKQMTTNSRSATTPLGLRTSAVPPEPTVVSSNNTSQVTLLSFSGFAPSTSDSPMASQNEPQGYDPSDSGSYLPESVLRGKGVVQLGEKSSLVAALLFGVIFLLLVIALTGKKISESLQKRHYTRLDYLINGMYADV; encoded by the exons ATGTCCCCCGGTAGCAGCCGGTGGCCGGTTCGCTTGCTGGCGGTCACCTGCCTGGTGGCCGGCCCGTCCCTGGCTCAGGAGTGCTCCGCGGAGAAAATGGAAGATACCATCATCGATATCAACTTCTCTCTGGCCCAAGGCATCCGGGGCGCGGAGCCAGCCTACGCCCCGACCGCGGGGGCCTGCGTTCGCGCTTGCTGCTCGGGGGAGAAGCTCTCAG GAGACAAGAAGTGCAATTTGATGATTTTTGACGCTCGAAGGACAAGCGCACATCCAAACTGCTACCTGTTTCACTGCCCTAGCACAGAGGCTTGCCCGATGAAACCCGTGACAGGATTTGTGAGCTACAAGATAACGAGAG aCACCCATGCGTCAGAGGATACAACCTTCAAAAGTGAGGACTTTTCTTCAAATGGGTATTCTTTGTCTTTGGATGCTGGAGCCTTTATTTCTCATAGTCAGACTAGCCATCAGAATCCTACTGCTGCTTTGCAACAATCTGTCTTTCATCAGGCATCTGAACTCCTGAACCACGTGGGCAAGCATTTAGACAACGCCGAAGTTCATACCGTTTTTCCTGAATCTCAAAGGGCAAAACATCCTGAGAGCTTAGACCCCTACCCAAGGCAGAAAGTAATTAACCTGCCGCCAAAGACGTCTTCTGCTGTTCAAATTGGAAACCTCTCTGCTTCGTTCCCCACCACTCAGTCTAGCGCTCCTGAACACAGCAGTACTACTCTTACTCCGCTGCCTACAAGTACCACCCGACTGGAGTCTCGTACAACCTCTCTGCATCCTCATGGTGCTGAACCTACTCccgtcaccaccaccaccaccacagctaCCTTTCCACCTACCGCGACTGCTAGAGCTAAACCTGGTGTCCCTGCCACCAGCATCGCCACTACTCGTGTTCCTCTTTCCAGTCCCACAACTTCCTCTACTTCTACAATCAAGCAGATGACCACGAATTCCAGATCTGCTACCACCCCGTTGGGGCTAAGAACTTCAGCCGTGCCTCCTGAGCCAACAGTTGTCTCTTCCAACAATACCAGCCAGGTTACCCTCCTCTCTTTTTCAGGTTTCGCTCCGTCTACTAGTGATTCCCCCATGGCTTCCCAAAATGAGCCTCAGGGTTATGACCCCTCTGATTCAGGAAGCTACCTGCCAGAGAGTGTTCTGAGAGGGAAAGGTGTCGTTCAGCTGGGAGAAAAAAGCAGCCTTGTAGCAGCTTTGCTTTTTGGGGTGATATTCCTGTTGCTAGTTATTGCActgacagggaagaaaataagcgAATCTCTTCAGAAAAGGCATTATACCAGGCTGGATTACTTGATCAATGGAATGTATGCTGATGTATGA